Proteins from one Sphingopyxis terrae subsp. terrae NBRC 15098 genomic window:
- a CDS encoding glutathione S-transferase N-terminal domain-containing protein, whose protein sequence is MNERPYEVHGALGSPYSMKIRAAMRYRRLPHIWVHGAATQGGALAHVRAPVIPVVRFPDDSWHNDSTPLLYLLEDRHPGSRSVVPPDPARAFLAHLIEDFADEWLTKAMFGYRWLAEVDQLQMSRWLAFDAFKGGGAEQRERFAASFRERQVGRLAIVGCTPANFPLIEASTRAVLAALETHVQDRHCLFGTRPSLAEFGLFGQLSQFGADPTAQAMMRTDYPFAYRWLSHIDDMSGIDGEWDAADARLPPVVDALLSVAGAVYLPFLRANAAALEKGEAMIRFEAMGHGYDQGVFKYQAKCLADLRMRYAALNDAARAAVDPLLERTGCLPALVSA, encoded by the coding sequence GTGAACGAACGGCCTTATGAAGTCCATGGTGCGCTGGGTTCGCCCTATTCGATGAAGATTCGCGCGGCGATGCGCTATCGCCGTTTGCCCCATATCTGGGTGCATGGCGCCGCGACGCAGGGCGGGGCGCTGGCGCATGTCCGCGCGCCGGTGATCCCGGTGGTGCGCTTTCCCGACGATAGCTGGCACAATGATTCGACCCCGCTCCTCTATCTGCTCGAGGATCGCCATCCGGGCAGCCGTTCGGTGGTGCCGCCCGATCCCGCGCGCGCCTTTCTGGCGCATCTGATCGAGGATTTCGCTGACGAATGGCTGACCAAGGCGATGTTCGGCTATCGCTGGCTGGCCGAGGTCGACCAGCTTCAGATGAGTCGCTGGCTGGCCTTCGACGCGTTCAAGGGCGGCGGTGCGGAGCAGCGCGAGCGCTTTGCGGCGAGCTTTCGCGAGCGGCAGGTGGGGCGCCTGGCGATCGTCGGCTGCACGCCGGCGAATTTCCCGCTGATCGAAGCGTCGACCCGCGCGGTGCTCGCGGCGCTGGAGACGCATGTCCAGGACCGGCACTGCCTGTTCGGCACGCGGCCATCGCTCGCCGAATTCGGCCTCTTTGGCCAATTGTCGCAGTTCGGCGCCGATCCGACCGCGCAGGCGATGATGCGCACCGACTATCCCTTTGCCTATCGCTGGCTTTCGCACATCGATGACATGTCGGGGATCGACGGCGAATGGGACGCGGCCGATGCGCGGCTGCCGCCCGTGGTCGATGCGCTGCTGTCGGTGGCGGGCGCGGTCTATCTGCCCTTCTTGCGGGCGAATGCGGCGGCACTGGAAAAGGGGGAGGCGATGATACGGTTCGAGGCGATGGGGCATGGCTATGACCAGGGGGTGTTCAAATATCAGGCGAAATGCCTTGCCGACCTGCGCATGCGCTACGCGGCGCTGAACGACGCGGCGCGCGCCGCGGTCGATCCGCTGCTCGAGCGGACTGGCTGCCTGCCCGCGCTGGTGTCGGCATGA
- a CDS encoding alpha/beta fold hydrolase, translating to MTQSSKLIHAAAVALSAAAPLAAEAAPAAPAATAASAHPTSYHFATVNGRKIFYREAGDPAAPTILLLHGFPSSSQMYRDLIPQLADKFHIIAPDYVGFGQSDAPSAAEFDYNFDNLTSHVAGLIDQLGLQSYVLYMQDYGGPVGFRLFAQRPTHVKGFVIQNANAYLDGVGDPVKQALLPIGQQRDAASEAAARTLLTLDTTKFQYSYGAKNPAAINPDNWVIDQALLDRPGNDAIQLDLFEDYRSNVASYDKWHALFRQYQPKTLILWGKSDPIFIAPGAEAYKRDLPGARLVWLDAGHFVIDENAATIGREIKASFAGR from the coding sequence ATGACCCAATCTTCCAAACTGATCCACGCGGCCGCGGTCGCGCTTTCTGCCGCAGCCCCGCTGGCCGCCGAGGCGGCACCAGCTGCTCCGGCCGCGACAGCCGCGTCCGCGCATCCCACCAGCTATCATTTTGCGACGGTCAACGGCCGCAAAATATTCTACCGCGAAGCCGGCGACCCGGCCGCGCCCACGATCCTGCTGCTTCACGGCTTTCCCAGCAGCAGCCAGATGTATCGCGACCTGATCCCGCAGCTGGCCGACAAATTTCACATCATCGCCCCCGACTATGTGGGCTTCGGCCAGTCCGACGCCCCATCCGCCGCAGAGTTCGATTATAATTTCGACAATCTCACCTCGCATGTCGCCGGTCTGATCGATCAGCTCGGGCTCCAATCCTATGTTCTCTATATGCAGGATTATGGCGGGCCGGTCGGCTTTCGCCTCTTCGCGCAGCGGCCAACGCATGTGAAAGGGTTCGTGATCCAGAACGCCAATGCCTATCTCGACGGCGTCGGCGACCCGGTGAAGCAGGCGCTGCTCCCCATCGGCCAACAGCGTGACGCTGCATCGGAAGCCGCGGCGCGCACGCTTCTCACGCTCGACACCACCAAGTTCCAGTATAGCTATGGCGCGAAAAACCCGGCGGCGATCAATCCCGACAATTGGGTGATCGACCAGGCGCTGCTCGACCGGCCGGGCAATGATGCCATCCAGCTCGACCTGTTCGAGGATTATCGGTCCAATGTCGCGTCCTATGACAAATGGCACGCGCTGTTCCGCCAATATCAGCCGAAGACGCTTATCCTGTGGGGCAAAAGCGATCCGATCTTCATCGCACCGGGGGCAGAGGCCTACAAGCGCGACTTGCCCGGCGCGCGCCTCGTCTGGCTCGACGCTGGCCATTTCGTGATCGACGAAAATGCGGCAACCATCGGCCGCGAAATCAAGGCGAGCTTCGCCGGCCGCTGA
- a CDS encoding LysR family transcriptional regulator, producing the protein MDRFEAMRTLVAAIDGGSLSAASRALGIPLATVSRRVSDLEARLGTRLVVRTSRKLIPTEEGAAFLVAARRVLEDLGEAERVASGEYRAPRGELLVTAPIMFGKLHVAPIVHDFLSAYPEVTVRLVLADTLVDLVENHVDVAVRIGKLPDSSLIARRVGTVRWLICASPHYLSYNPAPSAPGDLVRHDCIAFEGFQTYRQWPFLAGTHPLSVTIRPRFSVNTADAVIDGAINGLGIARIMSYQASQAVGDGALVPVLQTFSPPPIPVHLVHAAQTLQPLKLRAFMDFVIPRLERALARIDRVLDPPGKSD; encoded by the coding sequence ATGGATCGTTTCGAGGCTATGCGGACGCTTGTCGCTGCCATCGACGGGGGCAGCCTGTCGGCGGCCTCGCGTGCGCTCGGCATCCCGCTCGCGACCGTGAGCCGGCGGGTATCGGATTTGGAGGCGCGGCTCGGCACCCGCCTGGTCGTTCGCACGAGCCGCAAACTGATACCGACCGAGGAGGGCGCCGCTTTCCTCGTGGCGGCGCGGCGCGTTCTGGAAGATCTGGGCGAGGCGGAGCGCGTTGCCTCGGGCGAATATCGGGCCCCGCGCGGGGAGTTGCTGGTCACGGCACCGATCATGTTCGGCAAATTGCACGTCGCGCCGATCGTCCATGACTTCCTGTCCGCCTATCCCGAGGTCACTGTGCGACTCGTGCTGGCCGATACGCTGGTCGACCTGGTCGAAAATCACGTCGATGTGGCGGTGCGGATAGGAAAGCTGCCCGACAGCAGCCTGATTGCGCGGCGGGTGGGCACGGTGCGATGGTTGATCTGCGCCAGCCCCCACTATCTTTCCTATAACCCGGCGCCGAGCGCGCCGGGGGATTTGGTCCGCCACGACTGCATCGCTTTCGAAGGTTTCCAGACCTATCGCCAATGGCCATTCCTTGCCGGGACGCATCCATTGTCGGTGACGATCCGGCCGCGTTTTTCGGTCAACACCGCCGACGCGGTCATTGACGGGGCCATCAACGGACTGGGGATTGCCCGAATCATGTCCTATCAGGCGTCGCAAGCCGTCGGTGACGGCGCCTTGGTGCCGGTGCTCCAAACCTTCAGCCCGCCGCCGATCCCCGTCCATCTCGTCCATGCCGCCCAGACGCTGCAACCGCTGAAGCTGCGCGCATTCATGGATTTCGTCATTCCGCGCCTCGAACGCGCGCTCGCGCGCATAGACCGGGTTCTTGACCCGCCGGGCAAATCTGATTGA
- a CDS encoding carboxymuconolactone decarboxylase family protein: MSLIPTPATVEAAPVASQAMLQAVQAQLGSVPNLFRLVSTSPETLEGYVGLMGALGKGSLPAATRERIALAIAEINGCSYCLSAHSYLGRNLAKLDDAEMTANRSGASNDPVADAAVRFAAALAHNRGHVTEAEVLALREAGYTNAQALEIVLHVALNSFTNYVNEAFGTEIDFPVVRARTSA, from the coding sequence ATGTCCCTGATTCCCACCCCCGCCACTGTCGAAGCCGCCCCGGTCGCATCGCAGGCGATGCTCCAGGCCGTGCAGGCCCAACTCGGCAGTGTACCCAACCTGTTCCGGTTGGTGTCGACCAGCCCTGAGACGCTCGAAGGCTATGTCGGCCTGATGGGCGCGCTCGGCAAGGGAAGCCTGCCCGCCGCAACGCGCGAGCGTATCGCGCTGGCCATCGCAGAGATCAACGGCTGCAGCTATTGCCTGTCGGCGCACAGCTATCTCGGTCGCAATCTCGCCAAGCTCGACGATGCCGAAATGACCGCAAACCGGAGCGGGGCTTCGAATGATCCGGTTGCCGATGCCGCCGTTCGCTTCGCTGCAGCGCTCGCGCACAACCGCGGCCATGTCACCGAGGCCGAAGTCTTGGCGCTTCGCGAGGCCGGTTACACCAACGCGCAGGCGCTGGAAATCGTCCTGCACGTCGCGCTCAACAGCTTCACCAACTACGTCAACGAAGCCTTCGGCACCGAAATCGACTTCCCCGTGGTGCGCGCCCGAACCTCGGCCTGA
- a CDS encoding pseudouridine synthase, with protein sequence MNRLILFNKPYGVLSQFTDKGTTAPADGPRATLSDYIDVPGVYPAGRLDRDSEGLLILTDDGALQARISSPQHKMPKTYLAQVEGEPDDAALAALARGVTLNDGPTRPATVRRIDPPQLWDRDPPVRYRKSVPDSWIELTITEGRNRQVRRMTAAVAYPTLRLVRWRIGGWEIGDLAPGTWREIA encoded by the coding sequence GTGAACCGCCTGATCCTGTTCAACAAGCCGTATGGCGTGTTGTCGCAATTTACCGACAAGGGCACGACCGCGCCTGCCGACGGCCCGCGCGCGACGCTGTCAGACTATATCGACGTACCCGGCGTCTACCCCGCCGGCCGGCTCGACCGCGACAGCGAGGGCTTGTTGATCCTGACCGACGACGGCGCGCTGCAGGCGCGGATTTCGTCGCCGCAGCACAAGATGCCCAAAACCTATCTGGCGCAGGTCGAGGGCGAGCCCGACGACGCCGCGCTGGCGGCGCTCGCCCGCGGCGTCACGCTGAACGACGGCCCGACGCGCCCCGCGACCGTCCGCCGCATCGACCCGCCCCAGCTATGGGACCGCGATCCGCCGGTGCGATATCGCAAAAGCGTGCCCGATAGCTGGATCGAACTGACGATCACAGAGGGGCGCAACCGCCAGGTCCGCCGCATGACCGCCGCGGTCGCCTATCCGACGCTGCGGCTGGTGCGGTGGCGGATCGGGGGGTGGGAGATTGGGGATTTGGCGCCCGGAACGTGGCGCGAGATCGCCTGA